From the genome of Persephonella atlantica:
AACAGCAAGGGAATTACCGTGGAGGTAAACATACCATCTCTTGTTTTTAGCTCCCTTCTAAAGTATTACCCTGAGATTTTCCAGAAAACAGTGAATGATTTTTATACCATTCCTATATCCGATGGAGATTTTGTAAATACTACAACCTTGGAATATCTAAATGCCAGAGCCAAAGCTCAAGTTCCAGTAAAAGAAATAAACACCACAGAAGTTTTAAAATACATGACTGCATTGATAAATGCTGCTCTGCAGATAAAAGAAAAAATACCTTTATATGCTGGAGAGATATTAGGTCAGTCTGATTTTGAGGAGATATCCGATTACGTAGCAAGAAGTATAAACCCATTTCTATACAGAAGACTGCCTTTCAGGCTTTCTAATAGATGTATTCTTATCGGAAGTTATGAAAGGATTAAATGCGGTTCCTGTCTTTTAGACTTATCACAGACTAAAGCCATGCCAGAACTTTACTGCGGTGGTGTTCCGGTATTTACCCAGACCAGTATTTTAGGATATACGGCTAAAGCTACTGCAAATGTCTCTTACTCTCTAAAGGATGTAGAAAGCCACATTAGAGGAACAGAAACCTATCAGCTAATATCAAATGCAGTGGAAAGCTATGTCAGAGCCATGGAAAGAAAAGGAATTGCCGTTGAAAAATCTATCTTGAAAAAACTTTTAATAGAAAACGCTATTAAAGACAGCAAAACTTTAGATCTGGCACTTACAAAAATGAAAAACGAAGAAGACCCTACAAAAATATTTGGTTTACTGAGAGGTGGAAGATGAAAGAAATAGTGTTAGATAAAGGTTATATTACACTTGGCAGGGGATACGAAATAAAACAGGATGGAAGCTCTGGAGATGTTGGGTTTATAAAAATTACAGATGCAGACCTGTCAACACACATACACATCCTCGGTGCTACTGGAGCAGGGAAAACACTTTTACTGAAGTTCTTAGACACCCAGTTTTTATACAACGGATACAGCCTTATTAAATTAGATATGAAATTTGATGAGGATAATTTTAAACTGGTATATGCTTTATCCCATTATCTAAATAAACCTTTTTATTTCTTAAATCTGGCAGCTGCAACTGAAAGTGCTTCTGGCTTGTCTGGATACGGAACCCATTCTTACAACCCTCTGGAAACAGGAGATGAACTTTCTATTACAGCAAAAATTATGCAGGCTACAAAAGGGCAGGCAGCTGTTTCCTACTATGAAGAAGTTAAAGAAACCACTGTTAAAGCCTTTGTTTCTGCATTTTTAGGGACGGGCAAAAGATGGTCTTTTAGAGACTGGTATGCAACTCTGATAGATTACGAAATCCTTTATGAGCTCATAAAACAAACTAAAAACCAGCAGGCCAAAAGCTACTTATACAACCTATATGAAAGACTGAATGACGACAAAAAAAGAATGCAGGCAGAAAAGGACATATCAGGACTTAGAAACTTTACTGCAAAAATGTCTGACTATGATTTTTTAAACTCTTACGTGTCAGATATAAATTTTGAAAAGCTGGTTTTTGCTGATGCTGTTATTTATGTAGTTTTACCGAAGCTTTTGTTTGGAGAGGTGGCAAAAAGCCTTGGAAAAATGATAGCTTCAGACCTGCAGTATATTACCGGTTATCTATCAGCAAACATGCAAAAAACAAAAGTGGTATTAAGCATAGATGAGTTTGAAAACTTTGTTTTTGAAGGTATCCAGGACTTATTTAATAAAGGTAGAAGTGCAGGAGTAAGAATAATTGCAGCCCATCAATCTCTTTCCGATATATCCCACGAGGAAAAGGAAACAATGAAAAAAATAATACAGGCAAACACCAGAATAAAAATATTTTTAGCTCAAGCCGATACCGAAAGTGCCCAGTGGTTCAGCCAGTTATTAGGCAAAAGACCTATAAGAATAGCTTTCGGGATAGAAGATGCTGTAAACGTTCAGGATAATTATGCGTATCTGGTAGAACCTCATCAGCTAACGTCTCTGCATAACTTTCAAGCTTATTTCTACGTTCGTGGAAAAGCATATAGAGGACACATATATACCGTCCCATCCGATTTTGAGATAGGAAAAGATGTTCCATACCTAAAAATAAAACCGACCATAAACAGAGAAAGCGGAATAAGATTGTGGGAGAGGCTCTTAGCAAAGCAAGTATAGTTTCTTTATATAAGCCTAACTATCAACAGACCTAAAAGCTTATAACAAACCTAAAAGAAAAAAACCTAACAGAAATAGTTTTAATTAGGCTGTAAGGTTTCAAAGTCAGTAAGGTTACAGGGCTGTAAGGTTTTTTAGCGAAGCAATGTCTCAAAAAATGCTGGTATTTTATCCAAGTAAGGGCAAAAATTTGCCTATATATACTCGTTTGAGTATATTTTTAAGTATGAGAAGATTTATTGAAGATAATCTTACAATTAAAGAAAAGAAGGCATTAAAAGAGATTAAGACCTTTCTCAATCAAACTTTTAAGGAGAGTAAAATTTTCATATATGGTTTAAAGACAACCTAGACTATAAACCTTTTGTTAGTTTTGAAAAAGAGCAAGTTGAGGAATGGATAAAATTAACAGAAGAGTTTATAGAAAAATGGAAAATTCGATTAAAAATACTTAATTCAAACAAGTCTGTGGAACATATTATAATACAAAGCTTTACTAAATATTATGCTTGTAGTTTATTGAAACTAAAAGCTTTACCATAATGTATATTAAGGTATTGTGTTTTGGTTGATAATTCAATAAAATAGAATTACATTTACTTTATACAAACAAAATTGGAGTTTAACAAGAAGAGTTATGCATATATCAGGTAGAACTGCTTTACAGCTTAATGGTTGTGATTGGCATTCTGTTGTTTTGGATAATTCTATATGCATTGCCTATGAAAAAGATGAATTGGATAAGATATATTGGTTTAAAAATGAGGTTTTAAATAATCAGTCTCAAGGTTTCAAGTTTATTCCATCTTTAAGTGGTATCTTTGGAGATACTCATTTGATTGAAAAAAAGGCAGATGATTTTTTACCTTTTGATTATGTGGTTGCAAATTGTATAAGAGCTTATGTGGAACTGGTTAATTATTTGCTTTTAAAAGGTAGTTTAAAAACTTCTACTATATCTGGTAAAACTGCTTTTTTGTTTACTATCTATCAGTTTTTGTTTGACGTTAATCAGGAAAAGGAAATTTTTTTCTATTTGGAGAAATTACACGATAGTTTAGATAATCCAAATTTAAAATTTACTTTAAAAGAGTTTATTGAGTTTAACAAAGAGGAACTGGCTAATGTTTAATGTTTCTGTTAAGGTTTTAGAACTTGTTAATAGTGATGATGAAAAAAAGATTAGATTTGAGGCCATGAAAACTATCTTGCAGGATATTGCAAAAGCCAATAAGCCTTTGGTTTTTAAAGGTGGCTCTGCTTTGATGTTTTTCTATCAGTTAGACAGGTTTTCTGAGGATTTGGATTTTGATGCAGTTAAGAAAACTGATATTTTTAATTTGCTTTCTAAAAGGTATCCTGTTAGTTTAGCTAAAGATACTGATACAACCAAGAGATATAAGGTTGATATTGGTTTATCTAAACCTTTAAAAGTTGAAGTGTCTTTTAGAAAAAGGAGTTTAGATGATTTCCAAAATTTTTCTGGTATTAATGTTTATACTGTTAACTCTATCTTCAAGCAGAAATTGAATGCTATGGAAAATAGAACTATTGCAAGGGATTTATATGATGTGGCTTTTATTTTGGATAATTATTTTTCAAGGTTAGATGACAGTTTCAAGGAAAAAGCTAAATCTTTGCTTAAGGACTTTGATAAATTACTTGAAAAATATTTAACTGCTTTTGTTGATGATGAGCTTATTGGTGAAAGTGGTTTTGATAAAACAGAAGGTAGATTAAAGGATGTTAAGCAGAAGATTTTTCTTAAAGACAATTCGGTTAAGTTAAATCTGCTTTTTGGTAAAGGTAAAAATAAAGGTCTTAGAAGATAAGAAAATGCATTAGAGTTGGAATTTACTATAATGAGCAAACAGTTAAACCTGTTCAATAACTTAAGGGAAGCAGAAACAACAATAGAAGATACAAAAAAAGCTGTAAAAATAATAGAAGATATTATTCTGCCAAATCTGAAAGAACTTGTTGAAGACTTCAGTGAACTTCAGGAGGACATTGAATACTTTGAAAACCTTTTAAGAAAACTGTAAGCAGGAGTAAGTTAATGATTGAATTAGAAAATTCCATTAAAGATAAAATAAACTCTTACTTAACTAAACTCAAAAAATCAGGCTTATCGGACAAAAGTATAGATACATATTCTAATCTTCTTAAACACTTTGAAATATGGGCTGAAGATTATGGCTTACTTTCTGATAACCTGGTGATTATGGAAGCTGATATTGAAAAGTTTATTGATTATCTGAAGTCTAAAAATCTATCTCCC
Proteins encoded in this window:
- a CDS encoding nucleotidyl transferase AbiEii/AbiGii toxin family protein; this translates as MFNVSVKVLELVNSDDEKKIRFEAMKTILQDIAKANKPLVFKGGSALMFFYQLDRFSEDLDFDAVKKTDIFNLLSKRYPVSLAKDTDTTKRYKVDIGLSKPLKVEVSFRKRSLDDFQNFSGINVYTVNSIFKQKLNAMENRTIARDLYDVAFILDNYFSRLDDSFKEKAKSLLKDFDKLLEKYLTAFVDDELIGESGFDKTEGRLKDVKQKIFLKDNSVKLNLLFGKGKNKGLRR
- a CDS encoding type IV secretory system conjugative DNA transfer family protein, whose amino-acid sequence is MKEIVLDKGYITLGRGYEIKQDGSSGDVGFIKITDADLSTHIHILGATGAGKTLLLKFLDTQFLYNGYSLIKLDMKFDEDNFKLVYALSHYLNKPFYFLNLAAATESASGLSGYGTHSYNPLETGDELSITAKIMQATKGQAAVSYYEEVKETTVKAFVSAFLGTGKRWSFRDWYATLIDYEILYELIKQTKNQQAKSYLYNLYERLNDDKKRMQAEKDISGLRNFTAKMSDYDFLNSYVSDINFEKLVFADAVIYVVLPKLLFGEVAKSLGKMIASDLQYITGYLSANMQKTKVVLSIDEFENFVFEGIQDLFNKGRSAGVRIIAAHQSLSDISHEEKETMKKIIQANTRIKIFLAQADTESAQWFSQLLGKRPIRIAFGIEDAVNVQDNYAYLVEPHQLTSLHNFQAYFYVRGKAYRGHIYTVPSDFEIGKDVPYLKIKPTINRESGIRLWERLLAKQV